A region of Paraburkholderia sp. BL23I1N1 DNA encodes the following proteins:
- a CDS encoding ParA family protein: MKSLLIISAKSNSGRTMLTCLLARHLHRVNHWRVLVLDLAEPPRCARMFAGRQQDAIGSGNPVPDPSGRARPAPGGCVHVLSGDAVDGLRSRDDPARTRYYANLRHLLCVVAPRFDVCLIDTPVLPDLRAVCAEALVDAVLSLIAMSPECVECASEIINGTYGIRNVRARLNPALHFVGLLPVVAIPGPMEEAWVKVMETTLREWLIADQAFPHGYAWLPRLTAVGRAVGYSVPRDRPAAQDVRVAESSRTVVACLEVLTRRLDAIGNGAMPALRRAEVCDA; the protein is encoded by the coding sequence ATGAAATCGCTTCTGATCATATCGGCAAAGAGTAACTCGGGCAGGACGATGCTGACCTGCCTGCTTGCCCGTCACCTGCATCGCGTCAATCACTGGCGCGTGCTGGTACTGGACCTTGCCGAGCCGCCGCGCTGCGCACGGATGTTCGCTGGCCGGCAGCAAGACGCGATCGGGTCCGGCAACCCGGTGCCGGACCCGTCCGGGCGCGCCCGGCCCGCACCCGGCGGCTGCGTTCACGTGCTCAGCGGCGACGCCGTCGACGGTCTGCGCTCGCGTGACGATCCCGCCCGCACCCGCTACTACGCGAACCTTCGTCATCTGCTATGCGTGGTGGCGCCGCGGTTCGACGTGTGCCTGATCGATACTCCCGTCCTGCCCGACCTGCGCGCTGTCTGTGCAGAGGCGCTGGTGGACGCGGTGCTGAGCCTCATAGCGATGTCGCCGGAATGCGTCGAATGCGCCTCGGAAATCATCAATGGCACGTATGGGATCCGCAACGTCCGGGCGCGACTGAATCCGGCACTGCACTTTGTCGGGCTTCTGCCCGTCGTCGCAATCCCTGGACCGATGGAAGAAGCGTGGGTGAAGGTGATGGAAACGACGCTGCGTGAATGGCTGATCGCGGACCAGGCGTTTCCCCACGGATACGCCTGGCTGCCTCGCCTGACAGCTGTCGGGCGCGCTGTGGGTTACTCAGTGCCGCGCGACCGGCCAGCCGCGCAGGATGTCCGGGTAGCCGAATCCTCGCGGACAGTGGTCGCCTGTCTGGAGGTCCTCACTCGCCGGCTCGATGCAATCGGGAACGGTGCAATGCCTGCCCTTCGTCGTGCAGAGGTGTGCGATGCATGA
- a CDS encoding TrbC/VirB2 family protein encodes MKSGLQIKWRSIPRETWMRGSARAVRRGLAIAPLLALTVTPAYAQLSQVNTLLTTIQTTLLSVGAVVCSISIIWAGFKMMFQHARFGDIANVFIGGLFVGCATVIAAMLIPTS; translated from the coding sequence ATGAAATCAGGACTACAAATCAAGTGGAGATCTATTCCACGGGAGACGTGGATGCGTGGGTCGGCGCGAGCCGTCCGTCGCGGGCTCGCGATTGCGCCCCTGCTGGCACTGACGGTGACGCCGGCATATGCGCAGCTCTCTCAGGTCAACACCCTGCTGACAACGATCCAGACCACATTACTCAGCGTGGGTGCAGTGGTGTGCTCGATCTCGATCATCTGGGCGGGCTTCAAGATGATGTTCCAGCACGCGCGCTTTGGCGATATCGCCAACGTGTTCATCGGCGGCCTGTTCGTGGGCTGCGCCACGGTGATCGCAGCGATGCTGATCCCGACGAGCTGA
- a CDS encoding type IV secretion system protein VirB3, with product MDQLRDPVFKGCTRPAMLWGVPLVPLLMVGGSILIPAIWALLASPPVGVGIVLLLVPVFVTMRSVTRHDDQRLAQCVLCVRMAFRQRNRHFWGAHGYVPVRIRRRG from the coding sequence ATGGACCAGCTCAGGGATCCCGTCTTCAAGGGCTGCACACGACCCGCGATGCTGTGGGGCGTGCCGCTTGTGCCGTTGCTGATGGTGGGCGGCAGCATCCTGATTCCCGCGATCTGGGCGCTGCTCGCAAGCCCGCCGGTGGGCGTCGGCATCGTGCTGCTTCTCGTGCCGGTGTTCGTGACGATGCGTTCGGTCACGCGGCACGACGACCAGCGGCTTGCGCAGTGCGTGCTGTGCGTTCGCATGGCGTTTCGCCAGCGCAATCGCCACTTCTGGGGCGCGCACGGCTACGTGCCGGTTCGCATCAGGAGGAGGGGCTGA
- a CDS encoding lytic transglycosylase domain-containing protein: MIPLAAFLALTQQCAPAVAPATIAAIVRVESGFNPYAIGVVHGRLERQPANLNEAVATARALEAAGWDYSAGLAQVNRANWIRFGLTRETVFDPCRNLAAGVAILQGCFERARHEYARAQDALRAGLSCYASGDFSTRFRTGYVQRVVADAALPDPVVPATAADLPPIRVIPSSPQGARSGPSRIRDGTPSTTDCRRNRQTGLPGDMAQENAVVF, encoded by the coding sequence ATGATTCCGCTCGCCGCATTCCTCGCCCTGACGCAGCAGTGCGCGCCGGCCGTGGCGCCCGCCACGATCGCAGCCATCGTGCGGGTCGAGTCGGGTTTCAACCCGTACGCGATCGGGGTGGTACATGGCCGCCTCGAGCGCCAGCCAGCGAACCTCAATGAGGCCGTTGCGACGGCACGCGCGCTGGAGGCCGCCGGGTGGGATTACAGCGCAGGACTCGCGCAGGTGAACCGCGCGAACTGGATCCGGTTCGGCCTGACACGGGAGACCGTCTTCGATCCATGCCGCAATCTCGCCGCCGGCGTGGCCATCCTGCAGGGCTGCTTCGAGCGTGCGCGGCACGAGTATGCACGAGCGCAGGACGCATTGCGCGCGGGGCTGTCGTGCTACGCGAGCGGCGACTTTTCCACGAGATTTCGCACGGGCTATGTGCAGAGGGTCGTCGCCGATGCAGCGCTCCCTGATCCGGTGGTTCCGGCCACTGCCGCCGACCTCCCGCCCATTCGCGTCATTCCGTCCAGTCCGCAAGGCGCGCGTTCCGGTCCGTCTCGCATCCGGGATGGAACGCCGTCGACCACGGACTGCAGACGAAATCGCCAGACTGGTCTACCCGGCGACATGGCGCAGGAAAACGCGGTCGTCTTCTGA
- a CDS encoding type IV secretion system protein produces the protein MSGLFTAVGGTLENGMSTYVTGVSSALSSALVPVVTTALTIWIIVYGFAVVRGEAHESVPAFAWRGMKVAIMLAFALGAGIYQSQVVTAVEGATSGLAQTIQTAAANAGAGNAGCGTVSGASVTGTSASSIYQTLDCYDRQIDIVMDAYFNKATHEGFSMAGIVAGIGDFFCGLIAALGASVFLIVLAFEVLMARMLLELVLGLGPLFIACGAFSPTARFFEAWTAKIANYALLQILIAAFLGMALTAFSADLAPFQVTTSAPDANASSLTAAVHSALDSAASWGAGLGMCVTGLLLATVGWQLPGVASGLAGGATLSGFGAFVAGYAARQALRGVGAVMRFGHGPRRPGGKISDGGAGSGSVPAYQRAAREHLGDRGNDGESAS, from the coding sequence ATGAGCGGCCTTTTCACAGCGGTTGGCGGCACGCTCGAAAACGGCATGTCGACGTACGTCACGGGCGTGTCGTCGGCGCTCTCCAGTGCGCTGGTGCCGGTCGTCACGACGGCCCTCACGATCTGGATCATCGTGTACGGGTTCGCCGTGGTGCGCGGCGAGGCCCATGAGTCGGTACCCGCCTTTGCGTGGCGCGGGATGAAGGTGGCCATCATGCTCGCCTTTGCGCTCGGTGCGGGCATCTACCAGTCGCAGGTAGTTACCGCGGTGGAGGGCGCTACCTCAGGTCTGGCCCAGACGATCCAGACGGCGGCCGCGAATGCCGGGGCGGGTAATGCCGGCTGCGGAACGGTGAGTGGCGCCAGCGTGACGGGTACGAGCGCGTCCTCCATTTACCAGACCCTCGACTGCTATGACCGGCAGATCGACATCGTGATGGATGCCTACTTCAACAAGGCGACGCACGAAGGCTTCAGCATGGCGGGCATCGTGGCGGGCATCGGCGATTTCTTTTGCGGGCTGATAGCCGCGCTCGGTGCCTCGGTCTTCCTGATCGTCCTCGCATTCGAGGTGCTGATGGCGAGGATGCTTCTGGAGCTGGTGCTCGGGCTTGGCCCCCTGTTCATCGCATGTGGCGCATTCAGCCCGACAGCCCGGTTCTTCGAGGCATGGACCGCGAAGATTGCGAACTACGCGCTGTTGCAGATACTCATTGCGGCGTTTCTGGGCATGGCGCTGACCGCGTTCTCCGCCGATCTCGCGCCGTTCCAGGTGACGACCTCGGCACCCGATGCGAATGCGTCCTCGCTGACAGCGGCTGTTCACAGCGCACTCGACAGCGCAGCGTCCTGGGGAGCGGGACTGGGAATGTGCGTCACGGGCCTCCTGCTGGCCACTGTCGGATGGCAACTGCCTGGGGTCGCGTCCGGTCTGGCTGGTGGCGCCACCCTGTCGGGGTTTGGCGCATTCGTTGCGGGATACGCCGCACGCCAGGCGCTTCGCGGCGTCGGTGCCGTCATGCGCTTCGGGCACGGTCCACGCCGGCCGGGCGGAAAGATTTCGGATGGCGGAGCGGGAAGCGGTTCGGTGCCAGCCTACCAGCGTGCGGCCCGCGAGCACCTGGGCGATCGGGGAAACGATGGAGAGTCTGCATCATGA
- a CDS encoding VirB4 family type IV secretion/conjugal transfer ATPase, with protein sequence MAAQPHHLIDVAEREVVLADFVPFSSHVTDHVIRTREGDYLRVWKIAGIAFEAADPGDILVRHEGFNQLVRSLPGGHVGLWSHRLRRRVTDHFATPYGNPFCQELATRYYASFAGYRMMANELYLTVVYRPHRTRLGRLFSQAARRTADDIRRDEYEALKVMAELAAQVESGLKPWDPVALGVYRKQVRYAKQIHHTQRPVRFSAALEFLGYLVNAAWEPVPVPSGRIAEALPTSRLFFRTEKVEIRMPGATRYAALLDLKDYPEETEPGMLDGLLYGDFEYIETQSFTILDRPTAKEALERQRNQLIAGEDVAVSQVEAMDQALNDLINGDFVLGEYHYSLAVLGDRPDEVARHVAKARTQLADVGFQSALVDLVADAAWFAQLPGNWRYRPREAKLTSRNFCGLASLHNFATGKRDGNPWGEAITIVKTPSGQPLYLNFHATAEKKESADEKALANTQIIGQAGAGKTVLELFLLAMAMKYGVTGVIYDKDRGTEIAIRAVGGRYTVFHRGVPTGLNPFQLEPDEAGLDFWERLVRRLVDTGAPLSARDELDVSRAVREVARMARPLRRLSMVRQLMPNVGENSLHARLTRWCAGGRLGWVLDNPSDLLEFSHNQLFGFDDTELLDDPEVSTPVTMYLLHLTGSLIDGRRFIYVMTEFWKRLGDPVFTDFANNRQKTIRKQNGLGIFDTQSPADVLRSPIARALIEQTATFFFLPNPRADYDDYVHGFKLTEAEFNIVRTLGENSRLFLVKQGHHSAIGRLDLGGLGDVLDVLSGTTDNVELLDGIRAEVGDEPAAWLPVFHERLARRRATGAALNMLAPSVSGRGAR encoded by the coding sequence ATGGCTGCGCAGCCGCACCACCTTATCGATGTGGCCGAACGCGAGGTCGTGCTCGCGGATTTCGTGCCGTTCTCATCGCACGTGACCGACCACGTGATCCGCACGCGGGAAGGCGACTATCTGCGCGTGTGGAAGATCGCCGGCATTGCCTTCGAGGCGGCCGATCCAGGTGACATCCTGGTGCGTCACGAAGGGTTCAACCAGCTCGTGCGCAGCCTGCCGGGTGGCCATGTGGGACTCTGGTCCCATCGGCTCCGCCGGCGCGTGACTGACCACTTCGCCACGCCTTACGGCAACCCGTTCTGCCAGGAGCTTGCCACACGGTACTACGCGAGCTTTGCGGGCTACCGGATGATGGCCAACGAGCTGTACCTGACGGTCGTCTACCGGCCGCACCGCACGCGTCTGGGGCGGCTATTCAGTCAGGCAGCCCGTCGCACCGCCGACGATATCAGGCGGGACGAGTATGAGGCGCTGAAGGTGATGGCGGAACTCGCAGCGCAGGTCGAATCGGGCCTGAAACCGTGGGATCCGGTGGCCCTTGGCGTCTACAGGAAGCAGGTTCGCTACGCGAAGCAGATCCACCATACGCAGCGGCCGGTGCGTTTCTCGGCGGCACTGGAGTTTCTGGGTTATCTCGTCAACGCCGCCTGGGAGCCCGTGCCGGTGCCGTCAGGCCGCATTGCCGAGGCACTGCCGACGTCGCGACTTTTCTTCCGCACCGAGAAGGTCGAGATCCGCATGCCGGGCGCAACGCGCTACGCGGCGCTGCTCGACCTGAAGGACTACCCGGAAGAAACGGAGCCCGGGATGCTCGACGGTCTGCTCTACGGCGACTTCGAGTACATCGAGACGCAGAGCTTCACGATCCTTGACCGTCCCACGGCAAAGGAAGCGCTTGAGCGACAGCGCAACCAGCTGATTGCCGGCGAGGACGTCGCGGTGTCACAGGTCGAGGCGATGGACCAGGCGCTGAACGACCTGATCAATGGCGATTTCGTCCTGGGCGAATACCATTATTCGCTTGCCGTGCTCGGGGACCGCCCGGACGAGGTAGCGCGGCACGTGGCGAAGGCGCGCACGCAGCTCGCGGACGTGGGCTTCCAGAGCGCGCTCGTCGACCTCGTGGCGGACGCGGCGTGGTTCGCGCAGCTGCCCGGCAACTGGCGCTACCGGCCACGGGAGGCGAAGCTCACCTCGCGCAATTTCTGTGGACTCGCGAGCCTGCACAACTTCGCGACGGGCAAGCGCGACGGCAACCCGTGGGGCGAGGCAATCACCATTGTCAAGACGCCGAGCGGCCAGCCACTCTATCTGAACTTCCACGCGACTGCGGAAAAGAAGGAATCGGCCGACGAGAAGGCACTCGCCAACACCCAGATCATTGGGCAGGCGGGCGCGGGCAAGACGGTACTTGAGCTGTTCCTGCTTGCCATGGCGATGAAGTATGGCGTCACCGGCGTTATCTACGACAAGGACCGCGGTACCGAGATCGCGATCCGCGCGGTGGGCGGCCGCTACACCGTCTTTCACCGGGGTGTCCCGACGGGGCTCAATCCCTTCCAGCTTGAGCCGGATGAGGCGGGACTGGATTTCTGGGAGCGTCTCGTGCGCCGGCTCGTCGATACGGGTGCGCCGCTTTCGGCGAGAGACGAGCTCGACGTTTCGCGTGCCGTGCGGGAAGTGGCCCGCATGGCACGGCCGCTTCGGCGCCTGTCGATGGTGCGGCAACTGATGCCCAACGTGGGCGAGAACAGCCTGCATGCGCGACTGACCAGGTGGTGTGCGGGCGGCCGGCTCGGCTGGGTGCTGGACAACCCGTCGGACCTGCTGGAATTCAGCCACAACCAGCTCTTCGGCTTCGATGATACAGAACTGCTGGACGATCCGGAGGTGTCGACGCCGGTGACGATGTACCTGCTGCACCTGACCGGAAGCCTGATCGACGGGCGGCGCTTCATCTATGTGATGACCGAGTTCTGGAAGCGCCTCGGGGACCCGGTATTTACGGATTTCGCGAACAACAGGCAGAAGACCATCCGCAAGCAGAACGGTCTGGGCATCTTCGACACGCAGTCGCCGGCGGACGTCCTGCGCAGCCCTATCGCGCGGGCGCTCATCGAGCAGACCGCGACATTCTTCTTCCTGCCCAATCCGCGGGCGGACTACGACGACTACGTGCACGGCTTCAAGCTCACCGAGGCCGAATTCAATATCGTTCGCACGCTTGGGGAGAACAGCCGCCTGTTCCTTGTCAAGCAGGGACACCACTCGGCGATCGGCAGACTGGATCTCGGCGGACTCGGCGACGTGCTCGACGTGCTGTCGGGAACGACGGACAACGTCGAACTGCTCGACGGCATCCGTGCCGAGGTGGGCGACGAACCCGCTGCGTGGCTTCCCGTGTTTCATGAACGGCTGGCGCGACGGCGTGCGACCGGGGCAGCCCTGAACATGCTGGCCCCGAGTGTGTCGGGAAGAGGTGCTCGATGA
- a CDS encoding AlpA family transcriptional regulator, which translates to MSTANSEAHWILRRRQVEERTGLSRSTIYRRMEAGTFPPAIPLGGRLVGWRAADIEQFLKDPARYRAPAPARDEVGDAP; encoded by the coding sequence ATGTCAACTGCGAACAGCGAGGCGCACTGGATCCTGCGCCGCCGCCAGGTCGAAGAGAGAACGGGGCTATCGCGCTCAACGATTTACCGTCGCATGGAGGCGGGAACATTTCCTCCGGCGATACCGCTGGGCGGACGCCTGGTGGGATGGCGCGCGGCCGACATTGAACAGTTTCTCAAGGATCCCGCGCGTTATCGTGCGCCTGCACCAGCGCGCGACGAAGTGGGAGATGCGCCATGA
- a CDS encoding porin codes for MRRDVRGKCSKGLAALSLCLTVGMAHAQSSVSLYGLADAFAGVVHTPGSAGNAWEVGSGGLSTSYWGMSGAEDLGGGMKAIFTLESFYRINGGQSGAYDGQSFFGRRAFVGLSGQFGQLTLGRNDSLLFVSTLLFNPFGNSFVFSPMVVHTFLGSAMGAASVQSDTAIDDSIVYQSPEVGGLTGSLLYSNAGVAGHAGQANYSANVLYFAGPFSATAAVQSLHMASLFLNGATEQTAWLVGAAYRLQAVKLYLQCERVTNNNELTDDTVQAGASAQVGTGSVLVSWVGTLRRPVQGADVRWSTVVLGYDYPLSKRTDVYAAWRYDTMTSVSSGNSLGAGIRMKF; via the coding sequence ATGCGCAGGGATGTGCGGGGAAAATGCAGCAAAGGTCTGGCGGCGCTGTCGTTGTGTCTGACAGTGGGCATGGCGCACGCGCAATCGTCAGTGTCTCTTTACGGGCTGGCCGATGCATTTGCCGGGGTGGTGCATACGCCCGGCTCGGCGGGCAACGCGTGGGAGGTGGGCTCGGGAGGGCTCTCGACATCGTATTGGGGTATGTCGGGCGCCGAGGATCTGGGCGGTGGCATGAAGGCGATCTTCACGCTCGAAAGCTTTTACCGGATCAACGGCGGGCAGTCCGGCGCGTACGACGGGCAGTCCTTCTTCGGGCGCAGGGCGTTTGTCGGTTTAAGCGGGCAATTCGGTCAGTTGACCCTCGGGCGTAATGATTCCCTGCTGTTCGTGTCCACGCTGCTGTTCAACCCGTTCGGCAACTCGTTCGTCTTCTCGCCCATGGTGGTCCACACGTTTCTGGGCTCCGCGATGGGTGCTGCGTCGGTGCAAAGCGATACGGCGATCGACGATTCGATTGTCTACCAGTCGCCGGAGGTTGGGGGGCTGACGGGAAGTCTGCTGTACAGCAATGCGGGCGTCGCGGGGCATGCAGGGCAGGCGAACTACAGTGCGAACGTGCTTTACTTCGCGGGGCCGTTCTCCGCGACGGCTGCAGTCCAGAGCCTTCACATGGCGTCGCTTTTTCTGAATGGCGCCACGGAACAGACGGCATGGCTCGTCGGCGCGGCGTATCGCCTGCAGGCGGTGAAGCTCTATCTCCAGTGCGAACGGGTGACCAACAACAATGAGCTTACCGACGATACCGTTCAGGCAGGCGCCAGCGCGCAGGTCGGAACGGGCAGCGTGCTGGTGTCCTGGGTGGGGACGCTCCGGCGGCCTGTACAGGGCGCGGATGTCCGCTGGTCGACAGTGGTGCTCGGATACGACTACCCGCTCTCGAAACGCACGGATGTCTATGCGGCGTGGCGGTACGACACAATGACCAGCGTGTCGTCAGGCAACAGCCTGGGTGCCGGTATCAGGATGAAGTTCTAG